The Nomia melanderi isolate GNS246 chromosome 6, iyNomMela1, whole genome shotgun sequence genomic sequence gtaagaaagagcgaatgggggtgtgtgttaaaagcgagtggaaatggcCGGGCCAGTTGAGCGTGACTTTTTCGAGCGAGACATTCAGACATTTCTGGAGagagtcagcgagttatattaaagtaaagtatttattcacatttttgttattattttttttattccccatcacggcaacacgtgggattttaacaaattaatcctaaaataaatagtttgctTTAATCCAGTGAGCAACATTGATTtctgttaaccctctataagcccAATTTTTTtccatgattataacaaaacctatgcaaaattaataaatatccatatataaatacgaattaacaatgtattcaatagtttcaataattccatcaaatatattttctaactttcAACTTaggacgttaaactttcacgcctgagcgtataaagtTTAACTTAACCGATTACTCAATTCTATTCACCGCTTTGAGCGCACAACGAAactaaatcaacaagatgccaacataccgatacgtgacttcaaagttgcaGAGgcttacagagggttaaattaatCTGGAAACCTTCATGACGAGACTCGCCCGTCATTGTACGGGGTTAATGTTCCGACGCGAACGAGAATTGCCGGCGTCATCCCCATCGGAGCGTCCGTCATCTCTTGCGCGATGCTTATCGGCGCGtcgatttcaattttccacGGGCAGGCGTTGAAAATCTGTGCACGCGCGTCCGTTCGTTTCGCCTCCGCAAGGAACACGCTCGATATTCAAATGTATGCCCGCGCCACGGGAAATATATCTCCCGAACAATAGATTACACTCGCGGTTCTACGGCAACGCGTATTTCCACGGAACACCGATAGACACGAGTGTCTGTACCCCaagaaaaatgggaaaataaCTAGTGAATAGCTGGATAATGTATTCACGGGAACACGGCCGGCGAAACACGGAGCGCTCCgtgtaatattgatattttttcaataaaatggcCGCGTGCGCGCGGGAAGGAGAAACAAAGATGGCGAACGCTCGGGAACACGTTCCGCTCGGCGGACTCCTTGCGTTATTGCTTCTTTAGTTTGTAGTATCTAGGATTTTTAGGTTAAGTTgtttttaacaatagaactaccaagtGTTTGATACGATTGGTATGCaatcactataaaaattgtaacaatagattattttcagtttcttcagacatttgttacagtattcaaatgaaactgttgattttcaaaatcatttcgattattcaatgcttcgaagatatcaataattgctaaacaaaagaatcgaaatcagtcattttgactggtacgtagttgtagtgttaacactaggttcacgggtatttactgtacacttcattctattattcctaaaagaattgatgctcgtttacttagattgtggaaacttcAGATTTGATAGtatttacaaaatgatatttctaaaatccaatatgcgtcaatttcacgcgttccgtaaacctagtgttaagagtgAATGTAACGtaattgtttccatattttattaaatacacatatttattcctagctctcgattactcgagatccaccctttcattactTATAccatagtaacactataatttcgaaattatttctccCTCGGTTGAAAACCGTCTCCACATTAGAACGAAACGTTCGCGGTCGTTCGTAACGTCGTCGCGTCGTTTTCCAATAACTTCCGCGGTCGTTGTGTTTTTCTTTTGTTGCCGCGGAAAATTGACGATCGAAGGGAGTTGGAAAGTGTAACACCGTTAGAAACAACGGAGAAACGGATGGGAATTAAGAGTTTCGCTAAAACGCTCGGGAATTCCGCGGTTTTATCGCCGGACAGACTTTCGATGTCCGTGTCGGACGAAATGAATCCGACGCGCGGGATCCGCGGGGCttaattgttgaattaattGCGGTATTTCGGCGAAGATAACGGTTGACGTGTTTCGATAGTGAACGGGGTCGGGCGGGGATTAACCGGCGCGTCAACAATTCGGGCGCGGCGCAATTAGGCCAAGAAATGCTTGGGCATGCTTTGAATTCCTGGATTAATCATTATAGCTGTAATGTATTCTGTGCTCTGTGGCGACTAGATTAATCGTGTGTCGTTTATAATCGCATTTTGTGTTCTGTGATCTTTGGATTAATAATCTTTCGTTGGTGATTCGAGTATTATCTGTTTTATAATTAGGTGATCCTTCGTTTGATCTGTTTGATTACAGTTTGATTATTCTATGCTTCGTGATCCCTAATCTTTCGTTTGATCTTTCGATCGTAATTCaagtattttctgttttataattatGTGATCCTTCGTTTGATCTGTTTGATTATAGTTTGATTATTCTACGTTCCGTGATCCCTAATCTTTCGTTTGATCTGTCGATTATAGTTTGATTATTCTACGTTTCATGATCCCTAATCTTTCGTTTGATCTGTCgattatagtttcattattctaCGTTCCGTGATCCCTAATCTTTCGTTTGATCTTTCgatagtaattcaattatttcctaCTGTGTGATGCTTAGATAATTGATCTTTTATTTCACCTATCGTTCATAATCCAATTATTTCCTATTTTGCAATCTCTAGATATCCTTCATTTGATCTTTCGATAACTCAATTACTTTCTGTTTCATAATCCCTAGATTACTATCTTTCCATCGCCTTTAAAGGATTCTTTAAAATTCTCACCTGTCTATCATTCCTTCTTTACATATTCTAATGCACACCCACTATCAAGCCACCATCGATCAACGAAGCGTCAAATTAGCCACCAGAAGCCACGGAGTTCAAACAAAACTTCTTCAATATCTAGCAAAGACAAACCTAGGATCCTTCTTCCAAGCATAAAAAGAATCACGCGATGTTCCACAGGACCGGTGAAAGATTTCCGACTCTCTTCCAGGTATCCCCTTCGAGCTGAGTCAATTCTGGGAGCAGTACCCGTGGATCTGGGGACTGGCTATCTGCAAACTGCGAGCGTACATATCGGAATCGTGAGTCGATAAAACTTGGAAACGTACTTTGCTGTTCACGAGAAGAGCCCTAAAAATACTCTAATCAACATTCATctttcctcgtcgtcgtcgtcgtaggctccaatattgcaccaattataatactgaatatttcaatgaatcaaagaaactgccctaaagttattcaatttcccatctaaattttctacataggaaaacaaaagatcgaaatgttatattttcccattttcactagagaaactataaaaattagttgctgatagattacaaaactgcGAACAGATTCCTCTCGCCTCTGCCATTCTAAGGCTCTTCTCGTCCTACCAGTAAAAAACGTTAATCTACAACAAGTTTCCGAATTTCTGTCGAAGGTCCTCATACGTCTCGGTGCTGACGATAGTGGCGTTCTCGTTGGAAAGGTATCTGGCGATCTGTCATCCGCTCCGTCGTTACGCGAGCGGAATAAAGGGTCCCGTGCGTGTTATCCTGGCCGCATGGCTGGTGGCTTTGGTTTTTGCGGTGCCGTTCGCTCTCTACACCACCGTCAGTTACGTCAAATATCCGCCCGGTGAGTTTCTGCGTGCGACTAACTGTAAGTATCCGCGTGTGCACGCCCCCTCGTAACCGTGGTTTACGCGGCAGACGTGTATTAATCACGTCGTCGGGCCGGCTTAACGCCCGACGGCTCCGCGGGATAATCGTAGAAAGTCTCGCGTTCTCGTCTAATCTAGACGAGCACTCGCTGATCGCTGGGTTTACGGGGCACGTCGATTTCACGCACATCGAGTACCGTAAACATTGTTTGCTGAATTTTGACGTCGACTTTGACGCGATGAAAGTACAATTCGATTGTTGATTCTTCTGTAACTTACAAATCTTACATTCATAAGCTTTTTAGAAGTGTCCAGTAGGATGTTCCCAACGTTCCCAAAGTGTTCCCACTTCAATTATTGAAGATGGATTTATTAGGGGTAAAGATATATTGATACTGTGTGTGCCTAGAATGTATTTATATAGCTGGTTCATATTCCTGGTCAGTGATTACCAGTAGTTTTTAGTTGGTCTGAACAATTATGTAATAACAAGCCACTTTTGAATGTAATATTCCATGCATTAAAGCTACTATTCCGAAATCTTAATTTTCCTAGTAACCGTAGAATAAAccatactatatatatatatatatatactatatatatatatatgtatatatataattgtaattaattgtaaacCTATTGTTGAATCGCTAGTAAAGTTAACGCTGGACGCTACGAAGATTCGATTGTTAGAGCTGAATCGAACATAGACTCCATCAAATTGTAAAACTACCAAATACTAGACCtaccgaataataataatattagagcTGTGAGACTGGAgaccatattttattaatactcatagaattccaattattttaattaatttctctaaatatCTCCTTTGATATAGGATTGTTCAATGCTCGTGAGTAATGAGATTGTTCTCAAATCTTTACTGACTGAAACCTTCTAATTAGAGTGTCAATTATTTTTGTCGATCGTTCCCCTTTGTTAACAACACTGTTAAACACTCGAATATTCTTCCTCTCGCGTCGTTCCTTTCTTTCCGAGATTACAATCCCATTGTCACCGGTGAATACTAAGCATGCTCCAGCGGAGATGCTTGAGAAGTTACACGTCCCATTACAAGTTTCCCGGGCGCGGAAATTTAAACAACTGTCCGGTGGCCGAACCGGATCTCCCGCGACACGCGTAACGAGTAAAGTTTCCATTCGCTTTGCGGGCCGCGTTACACTGATTAATACAGTTCCGCGGCAATTTCACGTGGACGTCGATGCTGATTGATCTAAACAATGCGAAATTCGCGTTTATCGGGCTCCGTTCGTGAACCGAGGCTGTCGCGGACAATCAGCGGAACAGCTTCGCCAGTCGGGAATGCCGTTCGAATGTTCCCATTGAAATCACTTTTCCATTTTCGATTCATTAACGCGTCGCGCCGTGATAATCGATCACAAATTATCATTATTCTTGCGAAACAGCGAAATTGATTTTTAGAACGGAGAAAGTGGGACTGTGCTCGTCGAACGTGACCAGAGCTGCGTATCGAGTAACACGTTCTAATTTCGTACTGTTACATTGTTCGTTTTGAAAATGAAAGTCAAAAGATCGATAGATGAACAATATCGAGAGAGACGTATACGTTTCGGGGATCCAGAGTGGAATTCTCGAAGCTTTCCGTAGGAAATGGTTTCGTCGATCTTTCCTTGAAGTgactcgtttcttttttattgaatatgtaTAACGTTGTTCGAAGAATTGAAGTCATTAGCAATGTTTAAGAAGTTTGTATGTTTGTGATGATCAGGAATTGAATAAGTTTTTGTATCGTTTAACGTTGTATTCGTAGTATGATCCGTTTTATTCGTGGAGGTCTCTACGAAATCTGATGGATCATTTGCGAATTAGTCGTATATATAacgttatataatattgttctaAGATTTGAAGTCATTAGCAATGTTTAACAAGTTAGTATGTAATTTTGAGATGGTCAATAATAAGTTTCCGCaagttattattgaaatttaccactgtattcataatataatccGTTTTATTCGTGGAGGTCTCTACGAAATCTGATAGTTTATTTTCAAACTAATCGCGTATTACGAAAAGATGATAATAAAGACGATGTAAGTGGTAGACGCACAGTGAATCGCACATAATCGTTAGTTGGAGGGCACAATGAAAAATCCGTAAGTCACCTGAATGTGCTCGAAATTCTAATCGAGTTTACGAGTACATCCGTTCCACCGAGCGATTCACTGCTCCCGAAATGGCTTTCGGTTCATGTAAATTTCCCCGAATCCGCTCCAATGACGTATCTAACGAgaggaatatttttcttattggctCGTTTGATAGCCGGTACCTTTACCGGGGTTCCCTGCTGCAGGGTCGAATGTGGACTCGCTGGACTCCGCGATGTGCACGATGCAGAAGGAGAACATACCGGAATTTCCGCTGTACGAGCTGAGCTGTCTCGTATTCTTCCTGCTGCCTATGGCATTCATAGCGGTGCTGTACACGCGAATGGGCTTAAGAATACAAAGCACCAGCCTGGAAGGCGCCGTTCACGGGGAAACCACGCAGGCTCACTCCAGAAGGACCATAATTCGAATGCTCGGTAAATAAGAAACGGGGCAAGTTGATGTGTTTCTTTGGTTTTATAGTTTCTTAACGTTCATTCGATTGCTTCGATGATTCTGCGAACTTTTGTTAGATTGCTTGGATAATTCTGAGAATTTTTCTTCGATTGCTTGGATGTTTCTGTGAACTTTTATTAAATTGCTTCGATGATTTTGTGAACTTTTATTCGATTGCTTCGATGATGTGAATTTTTATTAGATTGCTTGGACGATTCTGTAAATTTTTCTTCGATTGCTTAGATGATTCTGTGAACTTTTATTAGATTGCTTTGATGATTCTGTGACCGTTCATTAAACTGCTTCAATGATtctgtgaatttttattcaattcctaaaataactttcttaatTTTCATTCCATTGCTCGACAAATTTTCCAACTTTCATTCGATCGCTTAACCAATCATCTCAACCTTCATTCGACTTCCTAAATAATATCCTCAACGATTATTCCATTCAACTAATGATCTTACCCTTCAATTACATAGCTAATTTCCCCAACTTTACTCATTCGATCATACATACTCCTCTCAACTTTCATTCAGTCACCTAACTTTCTCAACTTCTATCCTACTATTTGACTTCCTCAAAATCCACCCCATTACTTACCTAATTTCCCAACCTTCATCCAACTgcttgaccaaaagtatccctgaATATCTTTCGATTCGCGACAGCTTGGAAAGCCACGAAGTATTCAAATTCGACCGTCACGCGGCACGTAAACCGAGAGAAGTTTTACGAAAATTTCTCCGTGTGTTTCCCTCGTAAAAAAAAAACCGCGCAAACTTTTCTGCTCgtctaatattattttacacggCCAGTAAACAGTGCGTTTCACATGAATTTTTCTTGCCCACTTTCATATTTCCGCTTTTCGCGTGCACGCGACGCAACGGAGGGACCGCGACGCGATTGTTCCTCTGTTTACGCGTCTCTGTCCGCGGGCATCGCTGCATGACCACTGAATGCACGCGCGAGTAAAAGCCCGGTTGTCTGAATTGAACCTAAACCGTAACATCTGCGAGCCCTTTAACAAGCACGTACTCGTGTTCCCCGCCGTTTCTGCCGGGAAGCGCAGTTTTTGTAAGTTAATCAAGTATTTTGTGTGCGTGTCGCCGGGCATCGCGTCAACAGCGGATATTTTATTGCCAGACCTGCAAATAGAAACTTTCATGCGCCGAATTCGAGTGGATATTGATGTCAATATTAACTAAAACTGACTGACGGCTCAAAATCaccctgatttcttcctttttcgatTGGTAAAAGGGTAACGGATGAGACAGAAGCTAATTTAACAATTTGATTTCTCCTTTTCGCATTTATTACAAAGATGACGAATGTTTTTCTGAGATACTATCAAAAAAACTGATTTTTTATTGCCAGGTCTGCAAATAGAACCTTCCATGCGACGAATTCGAGTGGATATTGATGTCAATATTAACTAAAACTGACTGACGGCTCAAAATCaccctgatttcttccttttgcgaTTGTTCAAAGGATGACGGGTGAGAGAGAAACTAATTTAGCAatttgatttcttccttttgtaattattataaagattaCGAATGCTTCTCTgggatattattaaagaaactgatttaccaatgcgcaaactgaattgttaaTCGATTAAACTCTCAATAGATATACTCTcgtagtttctatagaggaatttcggaaaGCCGATTTAACTCggtggttttagcgttaatcCCTTATCCAATGATTACTTTTACCGCTGTGCCTGACGAAACTGCTTCGTCATTGATTATTTAGCAGAAAAAGAGACGAATTTTATGGTTATTCTATGTCTAATTTTACTCTAAACGTTGGAGATTCATAATACTTGATttctatggaaaataaataactatgtttgctgaattcgattgaaaatattagtCGTCACTCGATATCAGTTAAGTATATGTTCTATTTAAATGTTGATACGGTAGTAGAATAAATGAGAAGATATTAACAAATTGTTTATTGCACATTATggaaacgaataatttcacGCGCGCAGCCGTGCGTGTACGGTGCAGGAAATTTCGAATTCAGCTTCAGGTCATTGAAAAATTGGTTCACGAGATTCTGAATTTGCATAAGAACCCACGGTCTATTTACCAGGAACCCCGTACCACCGGCGGGAACGGCAATTTCTCTCGACGGTGCCGCGATCACCGTCACGTTCACGTGTCTGGTAACGTGAGCTCGTTGTCGAACGCCTGGAGACATTTTACGGACACCGTGTCTGCCCGGTAAACCTTAATCCTTCCTGATCTTCCCGAAACTTCGTAGAAGTTCGGCTCGGTGATGTTCCGGTCTTTATTCAATTCGAGTTTTTACCAGGATCctataaatttcgttttattgcggTCCCATTCGTCCTTTCGAGCCAAGCAACCGCCGCGAGTGCAATTTTATCGGTCTTTTGCGGGATTGCAGCTATCTAAGCTGTTCGATGTTAGATTCGGTTCAAAGATAACACTGAAAATATGGCTAACTAACTgttattagccctttgcactcgagaggtgattctcaccACTCactacaaagtttgatatttaatattatacttcgtataatgcatcgatctgagaaatattgacgtaaaatagctttgtctgtcgattcacgtgaatttctcgtcgacttagtgtcacaaaatatcgtcttcatctcatcagaaaatactgaaatatttctagtgaaaaactttggagtgcaaagggttagtatagTTATGAGTAGAATGtgaattttcatgtaaattcgGAATTTAGGAATAGAATTGTGATGGAAAATGCTGTAGAAGATATACTTTagatatttcgtatatttctcGGTGCATTCTGTGCAACGTTGCGCTTCCGAAAGATGCATGGAAATTGCTACCTACTTCTGGGATTGCAATTTTATCGTTCTTTTGGAGTCTTAGAAATAGAATTGCGATAGAAAATGTTGTAGAAGGTATTATATCTTAGATACTTCGTATATTTCTTGGTGTAGGTGCATTTTGCACAACGTTGCACTTCCGAAAGATGCATGGAAATTGCTACCTACTCCTGGGATtgcaatttttcattcttttgtgGAATTGCGGCTGTCTAAACTGTTAAATGTTAGATTCAGTTGAAAGATAATACTGAAAATATGGCTTAGATGTTTCGTATATTTCTTCGTGTCGCGTGCATTGTGCAACGTTGCGCTTCCGAAAGATGCATGGAAATTGGTACCTACTCCTGGGATTGCTATTTTATCGTTCTTTTCTGGAATTGCCGCTACCTAAgctgttcaatattaaattcagttcaAAGATAACACTAAAAATATGACTAACTGACTGTTATCAGAATAGTTAccactagactgtggattttcatAGAGATTCAGATTTCTAAGAATACAATTCGAAGAATAGAATCACGatagaaaatgtaaaaactatTACATTCCagatatttcgtatatttcttCGTGTCGCGTGCATTCTGCAGAACCTCGCGCTGCCGAATTCCCTGTGAATGCATAGAAATCCTGGGTCTAATTGCCgcagtttttcatttatttctcaattacaaCGTTGAAGAAAGATACGCGTGCAACGCGAACGCTTCATACGTCGCATTCACCTCGATGAAAGAGTAACGTTGGAATAAAACGCGGAATTGAACAAAAGACATTGAAAAGTGTCCAGGGGAAAAGTGTACGCGACAACCCGCGTCGACGTTGAAAATAAACGAACACACGGAAGCCTGTTAGTGTCGGTCGAAATGTCGCGAAACAAAAAGAGGTGCGGATACCGAGATTCGAAAAAGTCGCGCGGACAGTTGCAGCGGTAGGTATCAACGGGCGACAATTGCGTTGAATTACAATCGGAATTAAACTCGAAGTCGTAGCAGCGAATCAATGGACCGTGAAGAAAAAAACGAAGCACTGTTTCCGTTTCGCGGAAAAACGGGGATTGCTCGGTCGCCTGACGCACCGgttcttaaccttttgcactcgagagacgactccGAGTGCAAGGTGATAGATGTTGAACGTTAGATCCAGGTTTTCTAGATTCTATGCTAGTTTACGATTTGACAGTTATTTGCTCCAAGATTTCTAGATTTGCTAGTTCTTCCTATTTCAATATAGAATTCAAAACATCTCGAGTGCATAAATTTCCATTCTTTCGCGATCCTTTATCCATTCACACCGTACGAGCATCAAGTTCCTACACCATATAAATCACATGACAAGCTCAGCTAGCGAGCGCTGTTCAAATGTAGATAAAAGCCTTCACTGCTTGATTTCATATGAtcttttaacaaatttcaacCTGTCGACTACTCTAACCGACCTTAAGTTGTACCTACTGCAGGATATTGTTACATCAAATCTCAACATTGAACCGCAAagcgttaacactttgactgcacgtcacccgaattcgagcGACATCATTTCTTACAGAAACTTGGATATTTATTGATGACGTACCGAACAacccgaattttgttggatacatgagatacaagaaagatagtggaacaattattaagaattttaatttctcagtttctggttaatgaagaaactgtttcgagtacacggTAGTTTTCATCGGCGTTCACGTGGCAGACAAACTGTTAATGTCACTGCAAAAGTGCGGTGCATTTGCACCCTCTAGAATCAGTACGATTCCGCTGTCACGCATACAGAACCGAGTGTTCACTCAGAAAATCCCTAATAAAAGTTTGTAGGAACTGTTTACGTACGCAAGCCACGATTCCATGTAATTTCCGGTGAGAACCGTTGCTGTCGTTCCGCAGGTGCCGTGGTGATCACGTTCTTCATTTGCTGGGCGCCGTTCCACGCGCAGCGGCTCATGTACGTGTACCTGCACGAATCGAAGTCGTTCGCCGACATCAACACCTGGCTGTACCTACTCAGCGGTTGCCTTTACTACTTCAGCACGACCGTAAACCCGATTTTGTACAACCTGATGAGCGCGAGATACAGGGACGCTTTCAAGGAGACGCTCTGCTGCTGCCCGAGCAGGTCCTCCATCACCAGGCTGGATCTGAGCAGCGTCAGGGACACCAGCGGCGCTCGCGGATTCGCGTCCAGGACGGGATCTCAGGTGTTCTGCAGGAGGAACACCAGTAACCAGCGTAGCATCAAGTACGTTCATGTGAGAACGATTATATTAAAGAACTCGTTATATTAAATGTCATTGATAATATCAAGATAATATCAAGATAATATCAAGTTCCACAGTGACCATACGCGAGCCGTAACTGCCCGGTAAAAGTGCCGTGCCGCTTAAATGGCGGCACCGCTCCGTTAACACTGCAGCtgccagacgggtcaaaatgacccattcccgatgtcttcattttgcaattattaaaaagacaacggACGttactctgagaaattattaaagaaattgatttagcactacgcaaattgaattgtaaatcaattgaagtctcaatggATGCACTGTTGAATTACggaggaatttcaagaagtcaattcaactgctcggt encodes the following:
- the LOC116430116 gene encoding neuropeptides capa receptor, whose product is MNASDELSSEITTEYELLNETEYLEEILGIKYLPLELVVPITLVYIAILAAGIVGNLATCIVIYRQPYMQTPTNCYLFNLALSDLLLLLWGIPFELSQFWEQYPWIWGLAICKLRAYISESSSYVSVLTIVAFSLERYLAICHPLRRYASGIKGPVRVILAAWLVALVFAVPFALYTTVSYVKYPPGSNVDSLDSAMCTMQKENIPEFPLYELSCLVFFLLPMAFIAVLYTRMGLRIQSTSLEGAVHGETTQAHSRRTIIRMLGAVVITFFICWAPFHAQRLMYVYLHESKSFADINTWLYLLSGCLYYFSTTVNPILYNLMSARYRDAFKETLCCCPSRSSITRLDLSSVRDTSGARGFASRTGSQVFCRRNTSNQRSIKYNASIRAEKV